From one Brachypodium distachyon strain Bd21 chromosome 4, Brachypodium_distachyon_v3.0, whole genome shotgun sequence genomic stretch:
- the LOC112272390 gene encoding uncharacterized protein LOC112272390: METMDEHPPPNQSVGVGADDSQPPQGGNNPPESMEQHPRPNQSRGTADNQHRQEKREHPPAKKSRSDLLLPHGRPASVPDLQAQLGAVQEKMADLEMKMQRDREERAAEREYNAALRGWLQNYVDTFHLKQNLQMVSPQFPILKPPPLPRMPPPRGPSTPGSAASNQSEAAGTLASQGLVTSRNGGASTSRQ, encoded by the exons ATGGAGACGATGGACGAGCATCCTCCTCCCAACCAGAGCGTAG GTGTTGGAGCTGATGACAGCCAGCCACCACAAG GTGGCAATAATCCCCCCGAGTCGATGGAGCAACATCCTCGTCCCAACCAGAGCAGAG GGACAGCAGATAATCAGCACCGGCAGGAGAAgagggagcatcctcctgccaagaagagcagatcag atCTGCTACTGCCTCATGGACGGCCTGCTTCAGTCCCTGATTTGcag GCCCAGCTGGGAGCTGTCCAGGAAAAAATGGCAGACTTAGAGATGAAGATGCAGCGAGACCGGGAGGAGCGTGCGGCAGAAAGGGAATACAACGCGGCACTCCGAGGCTGGTTACAGAATTATGTCGAT ACTTTCCACTTGAAACAAAACCTACAGATGGTGTCTCCTCAATTCCCCATACTGAAGCCCCCACCTCTGCCACGGATGCCACCTCCACGTGGTCCTAGCACTCCG GGATCAGCTGCATCGAATCAATCTGAAGCCGCTGGTACTCTTGCTTCACAGGGCCTGGTCACCTCTCGTAACGGTGGTGCTTCCACTTCCCGTCAGTGA